A DNA window from Rhizobium jaguaris contains the following coding sequences:
- the fabA gene encoding 3-hydroxyacyl-[acyl-carrier-protein] dehydratase FabA has translation MTTRQSSFNYEEILACGRGELFGPGNAQLPLPPMLMVHRITDISETGGAFDKGYIRAEYDVRPDDWYFPCHFAGNPIMPGCLGLDGMWQLTGFFLGWLGEPGRGMALSTGEVKFKGMVRPDTKLLEYGIDFKRVMRGRLVLGTADGWLKADGEVIYQATDLRVGLSKDKAA, from the coding sequence ATGACGACGAGACAATCCAGCTTCAACTATGAGGAAATCCTGGCCTGCGGCCGCGGCGAACTGTTCGGCCCGGGCAACGCGCAGCTTCCCCTGCCACCGATGCTGATGGTCCATCGCATTACAGATATTTCCGAAACCGGTGGCGCCTTCGACAAGGGCTACATTCGCGCCGAATACGACGTGCGTCCCGATGACTGGTACTTCCCCTGTCATTTTGCCGGCAACCCGATCATGCCGGGTTGCCTTGGTCTCGATGGCATGTGGCAGCTGACCGGCTTCTTCCTCGGCTGGCTCGGCGAGCCCGGTCGCGGCATGGCGCTTTCGACCGGCGAAGTGAAGTTCAAGGGCATGGTTCGTCCGGACACAAAGCTCCTCGAATACGGCATCGATTTCAAACGCGTGATGCGCGGCCGCCTCGTCCTCGGCACTGCCGACGGCTGGCTGAAGGCCGACGGCGAGGTCATTTATCAGGCGACAGACCTACGCGTAGGCCTGTCGAAGGACAAGGCTGCCTGA
- the fabB gene encoding beta-ketoacyl-ACP synthase I yields the protein MRRVVVTGLGIVSSIGNDAQEVTASLREAKSGISFSSDFAEHGFKCQVWGAPKIDTTDLVDRRAMRFLSQGGAWNHVAMKQAIADSGLEESDITNERTGIIMGSGGPSTRTLIEAADITRKNNSPKRIGPFAVPKSMSSTASATLATWFKIHGVNYSISSACSTSAHCIGNAAEMIQWGKQDVMFAGGHEDLDWTMSNLFDAMGAMSSDFNQNHPETASRAYDAKRDGFVIAGGAGVLVLEELEHAKARGAKIYAEIVGYGATSDGYDMVAPSGEGAVRCMRQALATVKGDIDYINTHGTSTPVGDSKEIGAIREVFGNKIPPIQSTKSLTGHSLGAAGVQESIYSILMMQERFIGESAHITELDPEFEGVPIVRKRIDNAKIDVALSNSFGFGGTNATLVFQRYNG from the coding sequence ATGAGACGGGTAGTTGTTACGGGTCTGGGTATTGTCTCTTCGATTGGAAACGATGCTCAAGAAGTGACTGCCTCGCTGCGCGAAGCCAAGTCCGGCATTTCTTTTTCCTCCGATTTCGCCGAACACGGCTTCAAATGCCAGGTGTGGGGCGCGCCAAAGATCGACACGACGGATCTGGTGGATCGTCGCGCCATGCGCTTCCTGTCGCAGGGCGGCGCCTGGAACCATGTCGCCATGAAGCAGGCGATCGCCGACAGCGGTCTCGAAGAGAGCGACATCACCAATGAGCGCACCGGCATCATCATGGGCTCGGGCGGCCCGTCCACCCGCACCCTGATCGAAGCCGCCGATATCACCCGCAAGAACAACAGCCCGAAGCGCATCGGCCCCTTCGCCGTGCCGAAGTCGATGTCGTCGACGGCGTCGGCAACGCTTGCCACTTGGTTCAAGATCCACGGCGTCAACTATTCCATTTCGTCTGCCTGCTCGACCTCGGCGCACTGCATCGGCAACGCCGCCGAGATGATCCAGTGGGGCAAGCAGGACGTCATGTTCGCCGGCGGCCACGAGGATCTCGACTGGACCATGTCGAACCTCTTCGACGCCATGGGCGCCATGTCTTCCGACTTCAACCAGAATCATCCGGAAACCGCCTCGCGCGCATATGACGCCAAGCGCGATGGCTTCGTCATTGCCGGCGGCGCCGGCGTGCTGGTGCTGGAAGAGCTGGAGCATGCCAAGGCGCGCGGCGCCAAGATCTATGCCGAGATCGTCGGCTACGGCGCCACCTCGGACGGCTACGACATGGTCGCGCCTTCGGGCGAGGGGGCTGTGCGCTGCATGCGCCAGGCGCTCGCGACGGTGAAGGGCGATATTGACTACATCAACACCCACGGCACCTCGACGCCGGTGGGCGACAGCAAGGAAATCGGCGCGATTCGCGAAGTCTTTGGCAACAAGATTCCGCCGATCCAGTCGACCAAGTCGCTGACGGGCCATTCGCTCGGCGCAGCCGGCGTGCAGGAATCGATCTACTCGATCCTGATGATGCAAGAGCGCTTCATCGGCGAAAGCGCTCATATCACCGAACTCGACCCGGAATTCGAAGGTGTGCCGATCGTGCGCAAGCGCATCGATAATGCCAAGATCGACGTGGCTCTTTCCAATTCCTTCGGCTTCGGCGGCACCAACGCCACGCTCGTATTCCAGCGCTATAACGGATAA
- the fabI gene encoding enoyl-ACP reductase FabI: MTGIMQGKRGLIMGVANNHSIAWGISKALAAEGAELAFTYQGEALGKRVKPLAAEVGSDFLLPCDVEDIASVDSIFEEIRARWGRLDFIVHAIGFSDKNELKGLYANTTRDNFTRTMVISCFSFTEIAKRAAELMVEGGSMLTLTYNGSTRVIPNYNVMGVAKAALEASVRYLAADYGPRGIRVNAVSAGPIRTLAGAGISDARAILSWNQRNAPLRKSVTIDQVGSSSLYLLSDLSAGVTGEIHFVDAGYNITSMPTLETLTKADAE, from the coding sequence ATGACGGGAATCATGCAGGGTAAGCGCGGCCTCATCATGGGTGTCGCAAACAATCATTCGATTGCCTGGGGTATTTCAAAGGCGCTGGCAGCCGAAGGCGCGGAACTGGCTTTCACTTATCAGGGCGAAGCGCTCGGCAAGCGTGTCAAGCCGCTCGCAGCCGAAGTCGGCTCGGATTTCCTCCTGCCTTGTGATGTCGAAGATATCGCTTCCGTCGATTCCATCTTCGAGGAGATCAGGGCACGCTGGGGCAGGCTGGATTTCATCGTCCACGCCATCGGCTTTTCCGACAAGAACGAACTAAAGGGCCTCTACGCCAATACCACGCGCGATAATTTCACCCGCACCATGGTGATTTCCTGCTTCTCCTTCACCGAGATCGCCAAGCGTGCGGCCGAGCTGATGGTCGAAGGCGGCAGCATGCTGACATTGACCTATAATGGCTCGACGCGCGTCATCCCGAACTACAACGTCATGGGCGTCGCCAAGGCGGCTCTGGAAGCATCCGTGCGCTATCTCGCCGCCGACTACGGCCCGCGCGGCATTCGCGTCAACGCCGTGTCCGCCGGCCCGATCCGCACGCTCGCCGGCGCCGGCATTTCCGATGCCCGCGCCATCCTCTCCTGGAACCAGCGCAACGCACCGCTGCGCAAGTCGGTTACCATCGACCAGGTGGGCTCGTCGTCGCTCTATCTCCTGTCCGATTTGTCAGCTGGCGTTACCGGCGAAATCCACTTTGTCGATGCTGGCTATAACATCACCTCGATGCCGACGTTGGAAACGCTGACCAAGGCCGACGCGGAGTAA
- a CDS encoding GNAT family N-acetyltransferase: MTSTAAKPFASTERLTLRGFVPEDFEAYSAYRSLPGIYRYLYSDPPSPDEMRERFDAGLNTRLSEDGDILRCAVVRREDDTLLGQVSLKVANKAALQAEVGYIFNPAYAGKGYATEAAEAIITLGFEKFGFHRIFARLDAKNAGSVGVVERLGLRREALLIESDRFNGVWGDECVYAVLSREWVARAPNRAR, from the coding sequence ATGACGTCCACCGCCGCCAAACCCTTTGCATCCACCGAACGTCTGACCCTCAGAGGATTCGTCCCGGAGGATTTCGAAGCCTATAGCGCTTATCGCTCCTTGCCGGGCATCTATCGCTACCTTTACAGCGACCCTCCATCTCCAGACGAAATGCGGGAGCGTTTCGATGCCGGTTTGAACACGCGTTTGTCGGAAGACGGCGATATCCTCCGCTGTGCCGTTGTTCGACGTGAGGATGACACGCTGTTGGGGCAGGTTAGTCTGAAGGTCGCCAACAAGGCGGCGCTGCAGGCCGAGGTCGGCTATATCTTCAATCCGGCCTATGCCGGGAAGGGATACGCGACAGAGGCGGCCGAAGCCATCATCACCCTCGGCTTCGAAAAATTCGGCTTTCACCGGATCTTCGCGCGGCTGGATGCGAAGAACGCCGGGTCCGTCGGCGTCGTCGAACGGCTAGGCCTGCGCCGTGAAGCGCTGTTGATCGAAAGCGACCGCTTCAATGGCGTCTGGGGCGATGAATGCGTCTATGCCGTCCTGAGTCGCGAATGGGTGGCAAGGGCACCGAATCGGGCGCGTTAA
- a CDS encoding acyltransferase family protein encodes MNSITVANSKPLDPLDETASLEAAATARALGPDILRALAILLVMLVHLPWGATPLPLAGIRPYGWIGVDIFFVLSGYLIGTQLMAEAARRHAVDFKAFYLRRAFRILPAFLLVLAFYAFIPALRDAPTMQSAWRFLTFTVNFGLDPRLGGTFTEAWSLSVEEHFYLVLPVLVVLLKRRASVVFVAFLVTTIMIAGMGLRFALWQSQVGPAAEMQAYRAALAVYLRDVYYPTYNRLDGLTFGVVLAAIRLFKPLLWERYMPPYIALGIGSMFVVVALVIFSNRGSFAETNLPLVFQPLPGAVIGFPLFSAGVTFVLGALLDLQPRIGRWHLPAISGIATLSYSLYLTHKAVYHLDQMVFGKVNLQGLSGFVIYFSTCFIVAATLWFLVERNFLALRDHLLPRSHRAG; translated from the coding sequence GTGAACTCCATAACTGTTGCCAATTCCAAGCCGCTCGATCCACTGGACGAGACGGCATCGCTCGAAGCCGCTGCCACCGCAAGGGCATTGGGGCCGGATATATTGCGGGCGCTTGCCATCCTGCTTGTCATGCTGGTGCATCTGCCGTGGGGAGCGACCCCGCTGCCGTTGGCCGGAATTAGACCCTATGGCTGGATCGGCGTCGACATCTTCTTCGTGCTCAGCGGCTATCTCATCGGAACCCAGCTAATGGCGGAGGCCGCGCGCCGCCATGCCGTCGACTTCAAGGCTTTCTATCTGCGCAGGGCATTCCGCATATTGCCGGCCTTTCTGCTCGTACTTGCCTTCTACGCGTTCATCCCCGCCTTGCGCGACGCGCCGACTATGCAATCCGCCTGGCGGTTCCTGACTTTCACGGTCAATTTCGGGCTCGATCCGCGCTTGGGCGGCACGTTCACCGAAGCTTGGTCGCTGAGCGTGGAGGAGCATTTCTATCTTGTCCTGCCGGTTCTCGTCGTCCTGCTGAAGCGGCGTGCCTCAGTGGTCTTCGTCGCATTTCTGGTTACGACAATCATGATTGCCGGCATGGGTCTGAGATTCGCGCTGTGGCAGAGCCAGGTCGGCCCGGCTGCCGAAATGCAGGCCTACAGAGCAGCCCTCGCCGTCTATCTGAGGGACGTCTATTATCCGACTTATAATCGACTGGACGGGCTGACTTTCGGCGTCGTTCTCGCAGCGATCCGGTTGTTCAAGCCGTTGCTATGGGAAAGGTACATGCCGCCATACATCGCGCTCGGCATCGGCAGCATGTTCGTGGTAGTGGCGCTCGTGATCTTTTCAAACCGCGGGTCATTTGCCGAAACCAATTTGCCGCTTGTGTTTCAGCCTCTTCCAGGTGCGGTCATCGGCTTTCCGCTTTTCTCGGCGGGAGTGACATTCGTTCTCGGCGCACTGCTGGACCTACAGCCCAGGATCGGGCGTTGGCATCTTCCGGCGATATCGGGCATCGCAACGCTCTCCTACAGCCTCTACCTGACCCACAAGGCCGTCTACCACCTCGATCAGATGGTGTTCGGCAAGGTCAATCTTCAGGGGCTCTCAGGCTTCGTCATCTATTTCTCCACCTGCTTCATCGTGGCGGCGACCCTCTGGTTTCTCGTCGAAAGAAACTTTCTGGCCCTGCGTGATCACCTGTTGCCCCGCTCGCACCGAGCGGGCTAG
- the pnp gene encoding polyribonucleotide nucleotidyltransferase: MFDIHTVEIEWAGRPLKLETGKIARQADGAVIATYGETVVLATVVSAKSPKPGQDFFPLTVNYQEKTYAAGKIPGGYFKREGRPSENETLVSRLIDRPIRPLFPEGYKNDTQVVVTVIQHDLENDPDVLSMVATSAALTLSGIPFMGPIGGARVGYINGEYVLNPHLDEMDESTLDLVVAGTQEAVLMVESEAKELPEDVMLGAVMFGHRGFQPVIDAIIKLAEVAAKEPRDFTPDDFSALETEMLGLAEAELREAYKITQKADRYAAVDAVKAKVKAHFLPEEGEAKYTAEEVGAIFKHLQAKIVRWNILDTSSRIDGRDLQTVRPILAEVGLLPRTHGSALFTRGETQAVVVATLGTGEDEQYVDSLTGMYKENFMLHYNFPPYSVGETGRMGSPGRREIGHGKLAWRAIHPMLPSAEQFPYTLRVVSEITESNGSSSMATVCGTSLALMDAGVPLAKPVAGIAMGLIKEEERFAVLSDILGDEDHLGDMDFKVAGTEAGITSLQMDIKIDGITEEIMKVALNQAKGGRLHILGEMAKAISESRGQLGEFAPRIEVMNIPVDKIREVIGSGGKVIREIVEKTGAKINIEDDGTVKIASSSGKEIEAARKWIHSIVAEPEVGQIYEGTVVKTADFGAFVNFFGARDGLVHISQLASERVAKTTDVVKEGDKVWVKLLGFDERGKVRLSMKVVDQTTGQEIAADKKKDDAAE, translated from the coding sequence ATGTTCGATATCCATACCGTCGAAATCGAGTGGGCCGGCCGCCCGCTGAAGCTCGAGACCGGCAAGATCGCCCGCCAGGCTGATGGCGCCGTCATCGCAACCTACGGCGAGACCGTGGTTCTTGCCACCGTCGTTTCCGCCAAGTCGCCGAAGCCGGGCCAGGATTTCTTCCCGCTCACCGTCAACTACCAGGAAAAGACCTATGCTGCCGGCAAGATCCCCGGCGGCTATTTCAAGCGCGAAGGACGTCCGAGCGAAAACGAAACCCTCGTTTCCCGCCTGATCGACCGCCCGATCCGTCCGCTTTTCCCGGAAGGCTACAAGAACGACACGCAGGTTGTCGTCACCGTCATCCAGCATGACCTCGAAAACGATCCGGACGTGCTGTCCATGGTCGCCACTTCGGCTGCCCTGACGCTCTCCGGCATTCCGTTCATGGGCCCGATCGGCGGCGCTCGCGTCGGCTACATCAACGGCGAATATGTGCTCAACCCGCATCTCGACGAGATGGACGAGTCGACCCTCGACCTCGTCGTTGCCGGTACGCAGGAAGCCGTTCTGATGGTCGAGTCCGAAGCCAAGGAACTGCCGGAAGACGTCATGCTCGGCGCCGTCATGTTCGGCCATCGCGGCTTCCAGCCGGTCATCGACGCGATCATCAAGCTCGCCGAAGTCGCCGCCAAGGAACCGCGCGATTTCACGCCGGACGATTTCTCGGCACTCGAAACCGAAATGCTGGGCCTTGCCGAAGCCGAATTGCGCGAAGCCTACAAGATCACCCAGAAGGCTGATCGCTACGCTGCCGTCGACGCCGTCAAGGCAAAGGTCAAGGCACACTTCCTGCCGGAAGAAGGCGAAGCCAAGTACACGGCCGAAGAAGTCGGCGCTATCTTCAAGCACCTGCAGGCGAAGATCGTCCGCTGGAACATCCTCGACACCTCCAGCCGCATCGACGGCCGCGACCTGCAGACGGTTCGTCCGATCCTTGCCGAAGTCGGCCTTCTGCCGCGTACACACGGCTCCGCCCTCTTCACCCGCGGTGAAACGCAGGCTGTCGTCGTTGCCACGCTCGGCACCGGCGAAGACGAGCAGTATGTTGACAGCCTGACCGGCATGTACAAAGAAAACTTCATGCTGCACTACAACTTCCCGCCCTATTCGGTCGGCGAAACCGGCCGCATGGGTTCTCCGGGCCGCCGCGAAATCGGCCATGGCAAGCTCGCATGGCGCGCCATCCACCCGATGCTGCCGTCGGCAGAGCAGTTCCCCTACACGCTGCGCGTTGTTTCCGAAATCACCGAGTCCAACGGCTCCTCCTCGATGGCCACCGTTTGCGGCACCTCGCTGGCGCTGATGGACGCGGGCGTACCGCTGGCAAAGCCGGTTGCCGGTATCGCCATGGGCCTGATCAAGGAAGAAGAGCGCTTCGCCGTTCTCTCCGACATCCTGGGTGACGAAGACCACCTCGGCGACATGGACTTCAAGGTCGCCGGCACGGAAGCCGGCATCACCTCGCTGCAGATGGACATCAAGATCGACGGTATCACCGAAGAGATCATGAAGGTGGCCCTCAACCAGGCGAAGGGCGGCCGTCTGCACATCCTCGGCGAAATGGCCAAGGCCATTTCCGAAAGCCGCGGCCAGCTCGGCGAATTCGCCCCGCGCATCGAAGTCATGAACATCCCGGTCGACAAGATCCGCGAAGTCATCGGCTCCGGCGGCAAGGTCATCCGCGAAATCGTCGAAAAGACCGGCGCCAAGATCAACATCGAAGACGACGGTACGGTCAAGATCGCTTCGTCTTCCGGCAAGGAAATCGAAGCGGCCCGCAAGTGGATCCACTCGATCGTTGCCGAGCCGGAAGTTGGCCAGATCTACGAAGGCACGGTTGTCAAGACCGCTGATTTCGGCGCCTTCGTCAACTTTTTCGGCGCCCGCGACGGCCTCGTCCATATCTCGCAGCTCGCCTCCGAGCGCGTTGCCAAGACGACCGACGTCGTCAAGGAAGGCGACAAGGTCTGGGTGAAGCTGCTCGGCTTCGACGAGCGCGGTAAGGTTCGCCTGTCCATGAAGGTCGTCGACCAGACGACCGGCCAGGAAATCGCTGCCGATAAGAAGAAGGACGACGCAGCCGAATAA
- the rpsO gene encoding 30S ribosomal protein S15: MSITAERKAALIKEYATVEGDTGSPEVQVAILTERINNLTNHFKDHKKDNHSRRGLLTMVSSRRSLLDYLKKKDEGRYTKLISSLGIRR, encoded by the coding sequence ATGTCGATTACTGCTGAGCGCAAGGCTGCGCTGATCAAGGAATACGCCACCGTCGAAGGCGACACCGGTTCTCCGGAAGTCCAGGTTGCGATCCTGACCGAGCGCATCAACAACCTCACAAACCACTTCAAGGACCACAAGAAGGACAATCACTCCCGCCGTGGCCTCCTGACGATGGTTTCCAGCCGGCGCTCGCTTCTTGACTATCTCAAGAAGAAGGACGAAGGCCGTTATACCAAGCTGATCTCCAGCCTCGGTATCCGCCGCTAA
- the truB gene encoding tRNA pseudouridine(55) synthase TruB, which translates to MSKPRKPKGRPISGWLILDKPVDFGSTEAVSKIKWLFKAQKAGHAGTLDPLASGMLPIALGDATKTVPYVMDGRKIYEFTVTWGEERATDDLEGEVTQTSDKRPSEEDIRALLPKYTGVIQQIPPQFSAIKIAGERAYDLARDGETVEIPSREVEVFRLTLLACPDANTAYFEVECGKGTYVRALARDLGRDLGCYGHISGLRRSFVAPFAEETMVPLADLVALEAIEDADERLAALDALLIDTAEALSALPHLVINDDQAHRLKMGNPILVRGRDAPVAETEAYATARGKLIAIGEIGQGEFRPKRVFV; encoded by the coding sequence ATGTCCAAACCACGCAAGCCCAAAGGCCGCCCGATTTCCGGCTGGCTGATCCTCGACAAACCGGTGGACTTCGGCTCGACGGAGGCCGTTTCCAAAATCAAGTGGCTGTTCAAGGCGCAGAAGGCGGGCCATGCCGGCACGCTCGATCCGCTTGCCTCCGGCATGCTGCCGATCGCGCTTGGCGACGCCACCAAGACCGTTCCCTATGTCATGGACGGCCGGAAGATCTATGAATTTACCGTCACCTGGGGCGAGGAACGCGCCACGGACGACCTCGAAGGCGAGGTGACCCAGACTTCGGACAAGCGCCCGAGCGAAGAGGATATTCGCGCGCTGCTGCCGAAATATACCGGCGTCATCCAGCAGATCCCGCCGCAGTTTTCCGCCATCAAGATCGCCGGCGAACGCGCCTATGATCTTGCCCGTGATGGCGAAACCGTCGAAATCCCGTCGCGCGAAGTGGAGGTTTTCCGCCTGACGCTGCTTGCTTGCCCGGATGCCAATACGGCGTATTTCGAGGTGGAATGCGGCAAGGGTACCTATGTTCGTGCGCTCGCCCGCGATCTCGGTCGCGATCTCGGTTGCTACGGCCATATTTCCGGACTGCGCCGCAGTTTCGTCGCTCCCTTTGCTGAGGAGACGATGGTGCCTTTAGCTGATCTCGTCGCACTTGAGGCAATCGAGGATGCGGACGAGCGGCTGGCCGCTCTCGATGCGCTGCTGATCGACACCGCGGAAGCGCTGTCGGCCCTGCCCCACCTCGTCATCAACGATGATCAGGCACATCGCCTTAAGATGGGCAATCCCATTCTCGTGCGCGGACGTGATGCGCCGGTTGCAGAAACGGAGGCCTATGCCACGGCACGCGGCAAGCTGATCGCCATCGGCGAGATCGGTCAGGGTGAATTCCGCCCGAAGCGGGTTTTTGTATAA
- the rbfA gene encoding 30S ribosome-binding factor RbfA, whose protein sequence is MATRPTSSAPSQRMLRVGEQVRAAITQVLQRGEVRDDLIERTVISISEVRMSPDLKIATAYVTPLGVVDHETVIETLNRHAKFIRGRLGPQLRQMKYMPEIRFRDDTSFDNYQKIDALLRSPEVQRDLEDGDTDTDKDR, encoded by the coding sequence ATGGCTACAAGACCAACTTCTTCCGCGCCCTCGCAGCGCATGCTTCGCGTCGGCGAGCAAGTGCGCGCCGCGATCACGCAGGTTCTGCAGCGCGGCGAAGTGCGCGACGACCTGATCGAGCGCACCGTGATTTCCATTTCCGAGGTGCGCATGTCGCCGGATTTGAAGATCGCCACCGCCTATGTGACGCCGCTCGGCGTCGTTGACCATGAGACCGTCATCGAGACGCTCAATCGGCATGCGAAATTCATCCGCGGCCGTCTCGGACCGCAGCTTCGGCAGATGAAATACATGCCGGAGATCCGTTTCCGTGACGATACAAGCTTCGACAACTACCAGAAGATCGATGCGCTGCTGCGCTCGCCGGAGGTCCAGCGCGATCTCGAAGACGGCGATACCGACACCGACAAAGACCGATAA